TTTCGTGCCTTCGCAGTTGAAGCCAAAGGGATCGCGCATAAACCCCGTTACCGGCCTCAAACGGATATTCGGTCTTCAAGGGCTGATCGAGCTTGGAAAGAGCATCCTGAAGCTTGTCCTCCTCGCCAGCATTGCGTGGTGGTGGGCATCTGAAACCCTGCCCGAAATCATGGGCCTGGGTCGCGGCACGCTCGACGCGCAGATCGGCTACGCTTTCGACACCGGGATCACGCTTGTCGCGCTGCTCGTTGCCGGGCTGATCGTGATCGCGGTGGTCGATTATCCGCTTCAACGATTCCAACGCAACAAGCGCCTGCGCATGAGCCACAAGGACATGCGAGACGAGAACAAGCAGACAGAGGGCTCGCCCGAGGTCAAGATGGCGCGGCGCCAGCGCCAGCGCGATCTTGCGCGCGGGAGCGTGGGCAAGGCTATGAAGCAGGCGCAGTTCGTGATCGTGAACCCGATGCATTTCGCCGTGGCGCTGGTCTGGGATCCAGCGCTTGCGCCTGCACCGGTGGTGCTGGCGAAGGGGCGCGGTGAAACCGCGCTCGCGATGAAAGAGATCGCTGCCGAAGAGGGCCTGCCGGTATTGCAATATCCCGCGCTTGCCCGCTCGGTCTATTTCACGACGCGCGCCAACCAGATGGTCCGCGAAGAG
The Erythrobacter sp. THAF29 DNA segment above includes these coding regions:
- a CDS encoding flagellar biosynthesis protein FlhB → MSEDNSGEKSFEPTEKRKRDAAKKGDVLRSREVGTAAGMATAALAMMLAGPWLFANIASVARGSFVFDRSALENTAPQAAFVSAAEALLPPIIAIGLSVMVVTVGAQLLLGEGRFVPSQLKPKGSRINPVTGLKRIFGLQGLIELGKSILKLVLLASIAWWWASETLPEIMGLGRGTLDAQIGYAFDTGITLVALLVAGLIVIAVVDYPLQRFQRNKRLRMSHKDMRDENKQTEGSPEVKMARRQRQRDLARGSVGKAMKQAQFVIVNPMHFAVALVWDPALAPAPVVLAKGRGETALAMKEIAAEEGLPVLQYPALARSVYFTTRANQMVREELYVAIAALVAFVLSLKRGEHPRMPEIEVPSELRFDSEGRPDKGAV